One stretch of Myxocyprinus asiaticus isolate MX2 ecotype Aquarium Trade chromosome 23, UBuf_Myxa_2, whole genome shotgun sequence DNA includes these proteins:
- the LOC127413896 gene encoding 1-acyl-sn-glycerol-3-phosphate acyltransferase delta-like isoform X1, which translates to MGILKLLKAQFLCHLIICYVFLVSGFIINLLQLCTLPLWPINKQLARKINCRLGYSISSQMVALLEWWSGTECTLYTDPESCLLYGKENAIVVLNHNFEIDFMCGWTFCDRFGVLGSSKVLAKKELFYVPVIGWMWYFQEIIFCKRKWEEDRKTVVQSLRNLWDYPENFWFLLHCEGTRFTEKKHKISMEVAEKKGLPKLKYHLLPRTKGFCVTVQNLRGTVTAVYDSTLNFRNNEMPTLLGVLNGKMYHADLYVRRIPLASIPEDETECAAWLHKLYQEKDQFQEHYRQTGRFPGPIMSPPRRPWSLLNWLFWVCVLVYPLCMLLLQLLLSGSTVTVISTFVFCLAASVGIHWMIRQTEIDKGSNYGNRELQMNNN; encoded by the exons ATGGGAATCCTTAAACTACTGAAAGCTCAGTTCCTGTGCCATCTCATCATCTGTTACGTGTTCCTGGTCAGTGGGTTTATTATCAACCTGCTGCAGCTTTGTACTCTACCACTGTGGCCCATTAACAAGCAGCTTGCACGCAAGATCAACTGCCGATTGGGTTATTCCATTTCTAGCC AAATGGTGGCACTGTTAGAATGGTGGTCTGGAACAGAATGCACACTTTACACAGATCCGGAAAGCTGTCTTCTCTATGGCAAAGAAAACGCCATTGTTGTTCTCAATCATAACTTTGAGATCGATTTTATGTGTGGTTGGACCTTCTGCGACCGATTTGGTGTTTTAGGG aGCTCAAAAGTGTTGGCAAAGAAAGAACTTTTCTATGttcctgtgattggctggatgtgGTACTTCCAGGAAATCATCTTCTGCAAAAGGAAGTGGGAAGAGGATCGCAAGACAGTAGTGCAGAGCCTTCGCAACCTTTGGGATTACCCGGAAAACTTTTGG TTCTTGTTGCACTGTGAGGGTACACGATTCACTGAGAAGAAGCACAAGATTAGTATGGAGGTGGCGGAGAAGAAAGGTCTCCCCAAACTCAAGTACCATCTTCTACCTCGGACCAAAGGTTTTTGCGTCACAGTCCAGAACCTCAGGGGAACGG TTACTGCTGTGTACGATTCTACGCTTAATTTCAGAAACAACGAAATGCCAACTTTACTAGGAGTGCTCAATGGAAAAATGTACCATGCTGATTTATATGTGAg ACGGATTCCTTTGGCCTCAATTCCAGAGGACGAGACGGAATGTGCAGCCTGGCTCCACAAACTCTATCAGGAGAAG GACCAATTCCAAGAGCATTACAGACAGACAGGTCGGTTCCCTGGCCCCATTATGAGCCCCCCGCGGCGGCCTTGGTCCCTCCTGAACTGGCTCTTCTGGGTCTGTGTGCTGGTCTACCCTCTCTGCATGCTACTGCTGCAACTGCTGCTGTCAGGGTCCACAGTCACTGTCATCTCTACATTTGTATTCTGTCTAGCAG CATCAGTTGGTATCCACTGGATGATCAGACAGACTGAGATTGACAAGGGTTCGAACTACGGGAACAGAGAGTTGCAGATGAACAATAACTGA
- the LOC127413896 gene encoding 1-acyl-sn-glycerol-3-phosphate acyltransferase delta-like isoform X2, translating to MVALLEWWSGTECTLYTDPESCLLYGKENAIVVLNHNFEIDFMCGWTFCDRFGVLGSSKVLAKKELFYVPVIGWMWYFQEIIFCKRKWEEDRKTVVQSLRNLWDYPENFWFLLHCEGTRFTEKKHKISMEVAEKKGLPKLKYHLLPRTKGFCVTVQNLRGTVTAVYDSTLNFRNNEMPTLLGVLNGKMYHADLYVRRIPLASIPEDETECAAWLHKLYQEKDQFQEHYRQTGRFPGPIMSPPRRPWSLLNWLFWVCVLVYPLCMLLLQLLLSGSTVTVISTFVFCLAASVGIHWMIRQTEIDKGSNYGNRELQMNNN from the exons ATGGTGGCACTGTTAGAATGGTGGTCTGGAACAGAATGCACACTTTACACAGATCCGGAAAGCTGTCTTCTCTATGGCAAAGAAAACGCCATTGTTGTTCTCAATCATAACTTTGAGATCGATTTTATGTGTGGTTGGACCTTCTGCGACCGATTTGGTGTTTTAGGG aGCTCAAAAGTGTTGGCAAAGAAAGAACTTTTCTATGttcctgtgattggctggatgtgGTACTTCCAGGAAATCATCTTCTGCAAAAGGAAGTGGGAAGAGGATCGCAAGACAGTAGTGCAGAGCCTTCGCAACCTTTGGGATTACCCGGAAAACTTTTGG TTCTTGTTGCACTGTGAGGGTACACGATTCACTGAGAAGAAGCACAAGATTAGTATGGAGGTGGCGGAGAAGAAAGGTCTCCCCAAACTCAAGTACCATCTTCTACCTCGGACCAAAGGTTTTTGCGTCACAGTCCAGAACCTCAGGGGAACGG TTACTGCTGTGTACGATTCTACGCTTAATTTCAGAAACAACGAAATGCCAACTTTACTAGGAGTGCTCAATGGAAAAATGTACCATGCTGATTTATATGTGAg ACGGATTCCTTTGGCCTCAATTCCAGAGGACGAGACGGAATGTGCAGCCTGGCTCCACAAACTCTATCAGGAGAAG GACCAATTCCAAGAGCATTACAGACAGACAGGTCGGTTCCCTGGCCCCATTATGAGCCCCCCGCGGCGGCCTTGGTCCCTCCTGAACTGGCTCTTCTGGGTCTGTGTGCTGGTCTACCCTCTCTGCATGCTACTGCTGCAACTGCTGCTGTCAGGGTCCACAGTCACTGTCATCTCTACATTTGTATTCTGTCTAGCAG CATCAGTTGGTATCCACTGGATGATCAGACAGACTGAGATTGACAAGGGTTCGAACTACGGGAACAGAGAGTTGCAGATGAACAATAACTGA
- the LOC127413896 gene encoding 1-acyl-sn-glycerol-3-phosphate acyltransferase delta-like isoform X3, whose amino-acid sequence MGILKLLKAQFLCHLIICYVFLVSGFIINLLQLCTLPLWPINKQLARKINCRLGYSISSQMVALLEWWSGTECTLYTDPESCLLYGKENAIVVLNHNFEIDFMCGWTFCDRFGVLGSSKVLAKKELFYVPVIGWMWYFQEIIFCKRKWEEDRKTVVQSLRNLWDYPENFWFLLHCEGTRFTEKKHKISMEVAEKKGLPKLKYHLLPRTKGFCVTVQNLRGTVTAVYDSTLNFRNNEMPTLLGVLNGKMYHADLYVRRIPLASIPEDETECAAWLHKLYQEKHQLVSTG is encoded by the exons ATGGGAATCCTTAAACTACTGAAAGCTCAGTTCCTGTGCCATCTCATCATCTGTTACGTGTTCCTGGTCAGTGGGTTTATTATCAACCTGCTGCAGCTTTGTACTCTACCACTGTGGCCCATTAACAAGCAGCTTGCACGCAAGATCAACTGCCGATTGGGTTATTCCATTTCTAGCC AAATGGTGGCACTGTTAGAATGGTGGTCTGGAACAGAATGCACACTTTACACAGATCCGGAAAGCTGTCTTCTCTATGGCAAAGAAAACGCCATTGTTGTTCTCAATCATAACTTTGAGATCGATTTTATGTGTGGTTGGACCTTCTGCGACCGATTTGGTGTTTTAGGG aGCTCAAAAGTGTTGGCAAAGAAAGAACTTTTCTATGttcctgtgattggctggatgtgGTACTTCCAGGAAATCATCTTCTGCAAAAGGAAGTGGGAAGAGGATCGCAAGACAGTAGTGCAGAGCCTTCGCAACCTTTGGGATTACCCGGAAAACTTTTGG TTCTTGTTGCACTGTGAGGGTACACGATTCACTGAGAAGAAGCACAAGATTAGTATGGAGGTGGCGGAGAAGAAAGGTCTCCCCAAACTCAAGTACCATCTTCTACCTCGGACCAAAGGTTTTTGCGTCACAGTCCAGAACCTCAGGGGAACGG TTACTGCTGTGTACGATTCTACGCTTAATTTCAGAAACAACGAAATGCCAACTTTACTAGGAGTGCTCAATGGAAAAATGTACCATGCTGATTTATATGTGAg ACGGATTCCTTTGGCCTCAATTCCAGAGGACGAGACGGAATGTGCAGCCTGGCTCCACAAACTCTATCAGGAGAAG CATCAGTTGGTATCCACTGGATGA